In Phycisphaerales bacterium, the sequence GCACAAACCGGTGACGCCCACGTTGGCCAATCTCAGTGACGCGGTCTCGCCCGATCAAGGCTCCCTCGCACGCGTGACGCAATGGCCCACGCTCCACGATGCGCTCAGTGTCCTCACCTTCCGCGCCGGGTACAACACCAATCTCGTCATCGCCGGCACGATGCTCCTCGGGCTCGCCGCCGGGCTCGTCGGTGTCCTCGCCCTCATGCGCAAGCGTTCCCTCATGGCCGACACGCTCAGCCACGCCTCACTCCCCGGGATCGCCCTCGCTTTCATCCTCGCCACCACGCTCGGCGTCAACGCCAAAAGCCTCCCGCTGCTCATGACAGGCGCCGCGATCACCGGCGTCCTCGGCGTCCTCGCCGTCCAATGGCTCAAGACACGCACGCGCCTGAAGGAAGACGCCTGCCTCGGCGCCATCCTCAGCACCTTCTTTGGGTTTGGCATCGTCCTCCTAAGCATCGTCCAGACCATGCGAGCAGGTAACGCCGCGGGCCTTCCTCGATTCATCTATGGCCAGACCGCCGCCATGCTCCCCGCCGACGCGATCCTCATGTCCGCCATCGCCGGCCTCTCCATCGTCGCGGTCCTCCTGCTCAGCAAGGAGTTCGCCGTCGTCGCCTTTGACGACGAGTTCTCGCTCGTGCAGGGCTGGCCCGTCTCACGCCTCGATCTCGCGATGATGGCCCTCATCGTCCTCGTCACCGTCTCGGGTCTCCAGGCCGTCGGCCTCATCCTCGTCGTTGCGATGCTCATCATCCCCCCCGTCGCCGCGAGGTTCTGGACCGATCGACTCTGGCTCCTCTTCGTCCTCGCGGCCTGCTTCGGCACGCTCAGCGGCTATCTCGGCTCCTCTATCTCCGCCCTCTTCCCGGGCAAGCCCGCCGGGAGCGTCATCGTCCTGACCTCGGGCGTGCTCTTCCTCGTCAGCATGATCGCAGCGCCTCGTCGTGGCGTGGTTGCCGGACTCGTGCGCCGCATTCGCCTCCGCCTCCGCTTCGAGGTCGATCACGTCTGCGAGGCCGCCTACGAGCGCTCCCTCGAGTCCGATCGACCCGTGCTGACCCACGCCACGCTCCAGGACTTGACCAAGACCCGAGGCCTCGACCCGTTCACCCGTGCCGCTGTGGCAACGGCGCTTCGCACACGCCATTACGTTCGCTCCACACCCGCCGGCCTGGAGCCAACCCCAGCCGCACTCGCCCGCGGCGCCCGCGTCTATCGCAACCATCGCCTCTGGGAGCAGTACCTCATCACCCACGCCGACATCGCCCCGTCCCACGTCGACTGGTCCGTCGATCAGGTCGAGCACGTCCTCTCCGCGGATCTCATCCGCCAACTCGAAGACGCCCTCGGCCAGGACGGCATCGATCTCCGCACTCCCACACCAACCATCGGAGCCGCCCCATGAGCGACTCCATCTTCCAGTTCATCACCCTCGATCTCTTCCCGCTCCTCGCGGCGACGCTGGCCTCCCTCGTCTGCGCGCTCCTGGGCAACTATCTCGTCCTCCGCCGCCAGAGCATGATGGGCGATGCGATCTCCCATGCCGTCCTCCCCGGCCTCGTCGTCGCCTTCCTCATCACCCAGCAGCGTCTCCCGATTCCCATGTTCCTCGGTGCCGCCGTCGCGGGGCTTGTCACCGTGATCCTCATCGAACTCGTTCGCAAACTCGGGCGCGTCGAGCCGGGGGCCGCGATGGGCGTCGTTTTCTCCGTCCTCTTCGCCTTCGGCGTTCTCCTGCTCTCGAGCGATCGCATGCGCAGCGTCGATCTCGACGCCGACTGCGTCCTCCATGGCGTCCTCGAAGGCCTCACGCTCAACCTCCCGCACGACACGCCCCACACATGGGGCGGCATCTTCTCACTCTCCAACCTCGCTCACATCCCACGCCCCGTCGTCACGCTCCTCGTCGTGCTCCTGATCTCATCCACCTGCGTCGCGATTCTCTTCAAGGAGTTCCGCCTCGCCGCCTTCGATCCCGCCCTCGCCACGGCACAAGGCTTCCGCGCCGGCGCGCTCCACATGCTCCTCATGGCCCTCGTCGCCGCAGCCACCGTCGCATCCTTCGAGGCCGTCGGCTCCATTCTCGTCATCGCCATGCTTATCTGCCCTCCGGCCGCCGCACGCCTCCTCACCGATCGCCTCAACACACAAATCTGGGCAAGCCTCGTTCTCGCTCTCACGTCCGCGGTATCGGGCTACGCCAGCGCCATCTACATTCCCAGCGCCATGGGCCGCGACTCCGTCAGCGTCGCCGG encodes:
- a CDS encoding metal ABC transporter permease, whose amino-acid sequence is MLLGLAAGLVGVLALMRKRSLMADTLSHASLPGIALAFILATTLGVNAKSLPLLMTGAAITGVLGVLAVQWLKTRTRLKEDACLGAILSTFFGFGIVLLSIVQTMRAGNAAGLPRFIYGQTAAMLPADAILMSAIAGLSIVAVLLLSKEFAVVAFDDEFSLVQGWPVSRLDLAMMALIVLVTVSGLQAVGLILVVAMLIIPPVAARFWTDRLWLLFVLAACFGTLSGYLGSSISALFPGKPAGSVIVLTSGVLFLVSMIAAPRRGVVAGLVRRIRLRLRFEVDHVCEAAYERSLESDRPVLTHATLQDLTKTRGLDPFTRAAVATALRTRHYVRSTPAGLEPTPAALARGARVYRNHRLWEQYLITHADIAPSHVDWSVDQVEHVLSADLIRQLEDALGQDGIDLRTPTPTIGAAP
- a CDS encoding metal ABC transporter permease — translated: MSDSIFQFITLDLFPLLAATLASLVCALLGNYLVLRRQSMMGDAISHAVLPGLVVAFLITQQRLPIPMFLGAAVAGLVTVILIELVRKLGRVEPGAAMGVVFSVLFAFGVLLLSSDRMRSVDLDADCVLHGVLEGLTLNLPHDTPHTWGGIFSLSNLAHIPRPVVTLLVVLLISSTCVAILFKEFRLAAFDPALATAQGFRAGALHMLLMALVAAATVASFEAVGSILVIAMLICPPAAARLLTDRLNTQIWASLVLALTSAVSGYASAIYIPSAMGRDSVSVAGSIAVASGLILALAALFAPTHGVLARTLRQKRLTREIALDDLLAMLYRAKEIEAEPLSVASLGFAAEPRTLAIARQADLIALANDRVTLTPSGLDRARNLVRTHRLWETYLVDEAGLAPDHVHDIAEKLEHTNLTPPDAEHDPHGRRIPSE